In Plasmodium gaboni strain SY75 chromosome 7, whole genome shotgun sequence, the following are encoded in one genomic region:
- a CDS encoding exported serine/threonine protein kinase → MNNRKGKTQDSNKQIKSNMNMEKCATIKEIHSTNVEIESYDNKRNEIINYRKEKNLCSNLSNMALNPNYYHNVSNPISSHNVNVYSSNNNIMNFNKYINDDSSNDITKQSNLSSIESNTMNLNNLYNFNNICNEINSYGFKSNTLDNTKVQNMNSSYCNHMKYSDYYQHKPCIGSRTGILNTSNSSENQRYSSDVSRLHKNDYTKISMNFPNASSSVNMDSNVYNSNLTAPCAMNSNPMNYNNGQWGSDIINLMQKTNMNNLKINDLNLNEINKINFQDSGISICSHEKSKYKRHKRDYSTVPYNILSNNMKPNHITSNSVHSNNILSNNMIPNNIALNNMLSSSMIPNNMASSNIPSNHMISNDGISNNIILSNLLLKSLSNKYTLNNMVSNDMLSNMPNNMSKNVLSNMPNNMSNNMPNNMSNNMPNNMLNNMPNNMLNNMRNNMSNNISNNMSNNISNNMSNNISNNIPSNMLNNLPKNILNNMSSNMSSNMSSNMLNNIPNTMSNKIQNIMSNNIPDIMSNNIPNNMSNNMSSNFISSNLPNSFISNNMSSNLFLKSLTSNNFFPDHPIPNNANSKNFISSNVNLKNFVSNNFISNHMEYNNRKNKNSIASSKDDTLNNENMNSLSEKLNPLILSSPHNIHNEKQVFDNIHSSEHMQKDKEKIKNDNVIKHTQEEQIKKTQEAYLLNNYYLMFQQKLENQQSYAKNMQTNDSVKFNEIITNQQNICNSSMQNYNNINEEKNKMCSHENITQNMDISTIKNNHDKQIVVSKRSSNVLRQMIDFPSVNDKIQNESFTNRRRKTREINTQDDICTELNKSETIKDRLRSRARKKGLEGVGGGKTTEANSQSLSKYDFILNKNTIPNNTINLRNKKESKQTVQQMNNSKETCYHIIEDIDSNVNEQITKEIDTNEIKSSLKDDENMMEFLCTDENKEETNQNQEKEQEQENIVNCANKKLFSKNGRSRRRKGNNKNKNKNKKHEERKDEEGKNLKDKDMEQTNVEENNIEEENVTKENEDKNSDDKNSDDKNSDDKNSDDKNSDDKNSDDKNSDDKNVEEPNSQERVHSRRFIQTRSRYKRSYNEKQRINKNVHNKQLNKISQRNNRKRNMKNMDEQKKSSTDICDNSREMENDKNEENVELDNIKELNEIINKENIENDENQPFKENNLEEIKLDNSDESIKSDKQKTKGKVNAITNERNRRKRKKTKCTDEKNDRGKDNTHEHMTEKKMKVQEESEEMERNTNNNKHNYDDNNNNNDDENKNKNKNNTDCKDCEDNIKENNIILLNGNAENINNDKNKLVSETVECTNNLNEKKKTGEQIEYTNNEKMLYSVNVINDDYNMKNMVEHVSHNDVALKKELNYLNIENKIHEKEYILDNKKALRVAKNTNKDMYHNIAKSGIDENILNSNFSDNFDNKNSAKDFPRELYSSTDGTMDIIINRKKKIWSNIGCINYIDNFVGKGSFGSVRKVLYNVDLNNEYLKFYMDKINDVNFLKVLTHTCHMKKGLRYLIDKYDVASDSDYSSYWNDYYLELKGQTDDEKYEEITKETKKVQNVQNEKNKEIEKSINNYMTKPNEKELAILESDLMLNNKLDNCVCCHKKRYFELAVKEIDISRKGNEFQFLREQELLCHFNCNVMKPLSTKIGHLKDKQNYEILMHCATGDLRKLLQNLIYHRKKEYEKKKKINKILKLIHILFGRKYNCFESLYNFECIGLCYKKLKNIKMKLNNSTIEIKDPEFDYIYENIKEYNCGLTESECKFLFFQIASGISFIQTCYQSNIVRLTDIKLQNILVFTDSYNIYNPLKWHLCISDFGCSAMEYATYYLENSKNFMSVYKTLLNQWKYEFKNQLSSYFQGTVYTMAPEGLCYDHNGNYRQSKYNKLIYFYEQNFGNIEKRFEELQKPAISVKPSMDNFKILNINCNINFNLLNDYNKKYNNEDDEKNVSKNTLSCKKINMDNETNGTNCKNCKNYKNYKNKNDMSENLNIPDEPSNMNSSNTSNYSNSNNPSASTEYVPFDVRCDSWSLGIILADLAKCGVNSYEYMIMDNYNEEDNLFNEDVETINNIILNDLDVLNDDEMFYIKYIMNYYDIVSLKWGDDIIQNELIKNNVHTYTNIDTKESKNKNNSSEINKDNAYNMDEKHKKNHTHNNNNNNNIFTIADETNKENKKAHEKSCNKNTPNNTDMCSNTVGIVSKKNDIYLNTLKKDDLKIFMENSESFTQHYKSLILKYKQYIKNDKFIKMKNEYVYYYKIYRRFLNEENMRRCILLPLLLMNNNIAYKRCNEIHSFARVELTIKNIGSGIFKFRNKKEKENYIKELKMNVQNDNMNQNKDYWYSRLTNKYLASILKDICHDDFYNRLKKIKKCFNKYELPLNYSDEYWDLLTNLLNYVPSERLLACEILGHDFFSEHSEKIHNIIKENNHEKYVKLFEDENFCSTLLKNYKQEKKEKNYISRPFFQDLRKKLDDVNKEDNKKNIQPDFKLKLQKCSIPLEMITNKMNLHKKNSKEYCHNIDNTYTIDTTNDSNSNNNNNNNSSSSNNILKHKKSDVFNTKIVNQINNNKTIKYIILMYEIIIKNMKKKCGMCKDIKNCLNYKQIINKIKNLENLILNFQLSKKNIICDQKKKIKLPMLYLSNICNNIYYFLNNCSIFEEFKNLDIFMNIHLPFEHLSLPLCDEKTFRNKNFANFYFKPIYYYSLPYKILHAWYTGPLHIYFNHPYVPDYIKLICLREKNILRRKEIIFWFDEDIVLNNILKIKDILKCSNDFLCTPYVSHLIGKQLILRKIFITIL, encoded by the exons ATGAATAATAGAAAGGGTAAAACACAAGACTCtaataaacaaattaaGTCGAATATGAATATGGAAAAATGCGCAACGATAAAAGAGATTCATTCAACCAATGTAGAAATAGAAAGCTATGATAACAAAAGAAATGagataataaattatagaaaagaaaaaaatcTATGTTCTAATTTATCAAATATGGCATTAAATCCGAATTATTATCACAATGTTTCAAATCCAATAAGTTCACATAATGTAAATGTATATtcatcaaataataatattatgaacTTTAACAAGTATATAAACGATGATAGTAGTAATGACATAACAAAACAAAGTAATTTGAGTTCTATAGAATCGAATACAATGAACCTGAATAATTTATACAACTTTAATAACATATGTAATGAAATCAATTCATATGGTTTTAAATCGAATACATTAGACAATACGAAAGTACAAAATATGAATTCTTCATATTGTAATCATATGAAATATTCCGATTATTACCAACATAAACCCTGTATAGGTAGTAGAACAGGTATCTTAAATACTTCAAATTCTTCAGAAAATCAGAGATATTCATCAGATGTTTCCAGattacataaaaatgattataCTAAAATTTCCATGAACTTTCCTAACGCATCTAGTTCTGTTAATATGGACTCTAATGTTTATAATAGTAACCTAACAGCACCATGTGCAATGAATTCGAATCCaatgaattataataatggGCAATGGGGTTCGGATATTATAAATCTGATGCAAAAGACCAATATGAATAActtaaaaattaatgatcttaatttaaatgaaatcaataaaataaattttcaAGACTCTGGCATATCCATTTGTTCACATGAAAAATCGAAATATAAAAGACATAAAAGAGATTATTCGACAGTTCCTTATAATATCCtttcaaataatatgaaaCCTAATCATATTACATCAAATAGTGTACATTCAaacaatattttatctaataatatgataCCAAATAATATTGCGTTAAACAACATGCTTTCAAGCAGTATGATACCAAATAATATGGCGTCAAGCAATATTCCATCGAACCATATGATATCAAACGATGGAATATCAAACAATATAATCTTAAGTAACTTGCTATTAAAAAGTTTATCAAACAAATATactttaaataatatggtATCTAATGATATGTTAAGTAATATGCCAAATAATATGTCAAAGAATGTGTTAAGTAATATGCCAAATAATATGTCAAATAATATGCCAAATAATATGTCAAATAATATGCCAAACAATATGTTAAATAATATGCCAAACAATATGTTAAATAATATGAGAAATAATATgtcaaataatatatcaaataatatgtcaaataatatatcaaataatatgtcaaataatatatcaaacAATATTCCAAGCAACATGTTAAATAATTTACCAAAGaacattttaaataatatgtcTAGTAATATGTCAAGTAACATGTCTAGTAATATGTTAAATAATATACCAAATACTATGTCCAATAAGATACAAAACATTATGTCCAATAACATACCAGACATTATGTCAAATAATATACCAAACAATATGTCAAATAATATGTCTAGCAATTTTATTTCAAGCAACTTGCCAAATAGCTTCatttcaaataatatgtCAAGTAATTTGTTTCTAAAGAGTTTGACTTCTAATAACTTTTTTCCAGATCATCCAATTCCTAACAACGCGAATTCAAAGAATTTCATTTCAAGTAACGTCAATTTGAAGAACTTTGTTTCAAACAATTTTATATCAAACCATATggaatataataatagaaaaaacaaaaattcAATTGCTTCTTCAAAAGATGAtacattaaataatgaaaatatgaattCTTTATCAGAAAAATTAAACCCATTGATTTTATCTTCACCTCATAATATCCATAACGAAAAACAAGTATTCGATAATATCCATTCTTCTGAACATATGCAAAAAGATAAagagaaaataaaaaatgataatgtTATAAAACATACGCAAGAggaacaaataaaaaaaacacaaGAAGCgtatttattaaataacTATTATTTAATGTTTCAACAGAAACTAGAAAATCAACAATCTTATGCGAAAAATATGCAAACCAATGACTCTGTAAAATTTAATGAAATAATTACTAACCAACAAAACATATGCAATAGTAGCATGCAAAactataataatattaatgaagaaaaaaataaaat gTGTTCACATGAAAACATAACTCAAAATATGGACATAAGTACAATAAAGAATAATCATGATAAACAAATAGTAGTAAGTAAACGAAGTAGCAATGTTTTAAGACAAATGATTGATTTTCCAAGTGTAAACGACaaaatacaaaatgaaTCCTTTACAAatagaagaagaaaaacACGAGAAATTAATACACAAGATGACATTTGTACTGAGTTGAATAAATCTGAAACAATTAAAGATAGATTGAGATCAAGAGCAAGAAAAAAAGGTTTAGAAGGAGTTGGTGGTGGTAAAACCACAGAAGCTAATAGCCAATCTTTATCGAAATAcgattttattttgaataaaaatacaattCCTAATAATACGATTAatttaagaaataaaaaggaGTCAAAACAAACTGTGCAACAAATGAATAATTCTAAAGAAACATGTTATCACATAATAGAAGATATAGATAGCAATGTAAATGAACAAATTACAAAGGAAATAGATActaatgaaataaaaagtagtttaaaagatgatgaaaatatgaTGGAATTCTTATGTACAGATGAAAACAAAGAGGAAACGAATCAAAATCAAGAGAAAGAGCAAGAGCAAGAAAATATTGTGAATTGTGCTAATAAAAAGTTATTTAGTAAAAATGGAAGAAGTCGAAGaagaaaaggaaataataaaaataaaaataaaaataaaaaacacGAAGAAAGGAAAGATGAGGAAGGcaaaaatttaaaagacAAGGATATGGAACAGACGAATgtagaagaaaataatattgaagAGGAAAATGTtacaaaagaaaatgaGGACAAAAACTCAGATGACAAAAACTCAGATGACAAAAACTCAGATGACAAAAATTCAGATGACAAAAACTCAGATGACAAAAATTCAGATGATAAAAATTCagatgataaaaatgttGAGGAACCTAACAGTCAAGAGAGGGTACACAGTAGAAGATTCATACAAACACGATCCAGGTATAAACGCTCGTACAATGAAAAACAgagaataaataaaaatgtgCATAATAAGCaattaaacaaaatatCACAAAGAAATAATCGTAAGAGAAACATGAAAAATATGGAcgaacaaaaaaaaagttcAACAGATATTTGTGATAATTCAAGAGAAATGGAAAATGATAAGAATGAAGAAAATGTAGAattagataatataaaagagttaaatgaaataataaataaagaaaatatagaaaatgatgaaaatcAACCATTTAAGGAAAATAATTtagaagaaataaaattagATAATTCTGATGAAAGTATAAAATCAGATAAGCAAAAAACCAAAGGAAAGGTTAATGCTATAACAAATGAAAGAAACAGGagaaaaaggaaaaaaacaaaatgcACAGATGAGAAAAATGATCGGGGTAAAGATAATACACATGAACACATgacagaaaaaaaaatgaaagtTCAAGAAGAGTCCGAAGAGATGGAAAGGAACACCAATAATAACAAGCATAATTAcgatgataataataataataatgatgatgagAATAAGAATAAGAATAAGAATAATACAGATTGTAAAGATTGtgaagataatattaaagaaaacAATATTATACTTTTAAACGGTAACGcagaaaatattaataacgataaaaataaattagTAAGTGAAACAGTTGAATGtacaaataatttaaatgaaaagaaGAAAACAGGAGAACAAATTGAATACacaaataatgaaaaaatgCTATATTCTGTAAACGTTATAAatgatgattataatatgaaaaatatggTGGAACATGTGTCTCATAATGATGTTgcattaaaaaaagaattgaattatttaaatatagaaaataaaatacatgaaaaagaatatatattagataATAAGAAAGCCTTACGTGTTGCTAAAAACACAAATAAAGATATGTATCATAATATTGCAAAATCAGGTattgatgaaaatattcTTAATAGTAATTTTTCTGATAATTTcgataataaaaatagtgCGAAAGATTTTCCAAGAGAATTATATTCTTCAACAGATGGAACTATGGATATCATAATTAATaggaaaaagaaaatatggTCAAATATAGGTTgtattaattatattgaTAATTTTGTTGGTAAAGGATCTTTTGGAAGTGTTAGAAAagttttatataatgtagatttaaataatgagtatttaaaattttatatggataaaataaatgatgTAAATTTTCTTAAAGTGTTAACACACACATGTCATATGAAAAAGGGTTTAAGATATCTTATAGACAAATATGATGTAGCTTCTGATTCAGATTATTCTAGTTATTGGaatgattattatttagAATTAAAGGGCCAAACGGATGATGAGaaatatgaagaaataacaaaagaaacaaaaaagGTACAAAATGTGCAAAATGAGAAAAACAAAGAAATTGAAAAatcaataaataattatatgacCAAACCCAATGAAAAGGAATTGGCTATTTTAGAATCCGATTTGATGTTAAATAACAAGTTAGATAATTGCGTATGTTGTCATAAGAAAAGATATTTTGAATTAGCAGTAAAAGAAATAGATATAAGTAGAAAAGGTAATGAGTTTCAATTTTTAAGAGAACAAGAATTATTATGTCATTTTAATTGCAATGTTATGAAACCATTAAGTACAAAAATTGGAcatttaaaagataaacagaattatgaaatattaatgCATTGTGCTACTGGAGATTTAAGAAAATTATTacaaaatttaatatatcataggaaaaaagaatatgaaaaaaaaaaaaagataaataaaatattaaaattaattcatattttgtttggaagaaaatataattgttTTGAGAGTTTATATAACTTTGAATGTATAGGtttatgttataaaaagttaaaaaatataaaaatgaaattaaataatagtACTATTGAAATAAAAGATCCAGAatttgattatatatatgaaaatattaaagaatataattGTGGTTTAACTGAATCAGAATGTaagtttttattttttcaaatagCAAGTGGTATAAGTTTTATTCAAACATGTTATCAATCTAATATCGTACGTTTAACTGATATAAAATTACAGAATATTTTGGTATTTACAgattcatataatatatataatccATTAAAATGGCATTTATGTATATCTGATTTTGGTTGTTCAGCTATGGAATATGCTACATATTATTTGGAAAATTCAAAAAACTTTATGAGTGTATATAAAACTTTATTAAATCAATGGAAatatgaatttaaaaatcagttatcatcatatttCCAAGGTACTGTTTATACTATGGCACCTGAAGGTTTGTGTTATGATCATAATGGTAATTATAGGCAATccaaatataataaattgatttatttttatgaacaaaattttggtaatattgaaaaaagATTTGAAGAATTACAAAAACCAGCAATTTCTGTTAAACCTTCCATGgataattttaaaatattaaatatcaattgtaatataaattttaatctcttaaatgattataataaaaaatataataatgaagacgatgaaaaaaatgtatcAAAAAATACTCTTAGTTGTAAAAAGATCAATATGGATAACGAAACTAATGGAACAAATTGTAAAAATtgtaaaaattataaaaattataaaaataaaaatgatatgagtgaaaatttaaatatcCCAGATGAACCTAGTAATATGAACAGTAGCAATACTAGTAATTATAGCAATAGTAATAACCCATCTGCATCCACTGAATACGTACCCTTTGATGTCAGATGTGATAGTTGGTCATTAGGTATAATTCTAGCAGATCTGGCAAAATGTGGTGTAAAttcatatgaatatatgATTATGGATAACTACAATGAAGAggataatttatttaatgaaGACGTTGAGAccattaataatattatcttaAATGATTTAGATGTTTTAAATGATGACGAAATGTtctatataaaatatattatgaattattatgaCATTGTAAGTTTAAAATGGGGTGATGACATAATACAAAATGAACTTATCAAAAATAATGTGCATACGTATACAAACATTGATACTAAAgaaagtaaaaataaaaataatagtagtgaaattaataaggataatgcatataatatggatgaaaagcataaaaaaaatcatacacataataataataataataataatatttttactaTCGCAGATGAAACAAATAAAGAGAATAAAAAAGCTCATGAAAAGAGttgtaataaaaatacacCAAATAATACCGATATGTGCTCTAATACTGTTGGTATAGTATCCAAAAAAAACGACATATACCTTAATACATTGAAAAAAGATGATTTAAAGATTTTTATGGAAAATTCAGAATCATTTACTCAACATTATAaatcattaatattaaaatacaaacaatatataaagaatgACAAGTTcattaaaatgaaaaacgaatatgtatattattataaaatttatagaAGATTTTTAAACGAGGAAAACATGAGAAGATGTATTTTATTACCACTTTTAttaatgaataataatatagcATATAAAAGATGTAATGAAATTCACTCTTTTGCAAGAGTTGAATTAACCATAAAGAACATTGGTTCAggtatatttaaatttagaaataaaaaagaaaaagaaaattatataaaagaattaaaaatgaatgttcagaatgataatatgaatcaaaataaagatTATTGGTATAGTAGActaacaaataaatatttagcttctatattaaaagatatatgtcatgatgatttttataatagattgaaaaaaataaaaaaatgttttaataaatatgaattaCCATTAAATTATAGTGATGAATATTGGGATCTATTAACTAATCTATTGAACTATGTACCATCCGAAAGATTATTAGCTTGTGAAATTCTTGGACatgattttttttctgaACATAGTGAAAaaattcataatattattaaagaaaataatcatgaaaaatatgttaaattatttgaagATGAAAACTTTTGTAGTACtttgttaaaaaattacaaacaagaaaagaaagaaaaaaattatataagtAGACCTTTCTTCCAAGATTTGAGAAAGAAGTTGGATGATGtaaataaagaagataataaaaaaaatattcaaccagattttaaattaaaacTGCAAAAATGTTCTATACCATTGGAAATGATTACAAACAAAATGAACTTACACAAGAAAAATTCAAAAGAATATTGTCATAATATTGATAACACTTATACTATTGATACTACAAATGACagtaatagtaataataataataataataatagtagtagtagtaataatattttaaagcataaaaaaagtgatgtttttaatacaaaaataGTTAAccaaataaataataataaaactattaaatatataattttaatgtatgaaattattattaagaatatgaaaaagaaatgtGGCATGTGTAAGGACATAAAGAATTgtttaaattataaacaaataataaataaaattaagaatttagaaaatttaatattaaatttccaactaagtaaaaaaaatattatatgtgatcagaaaaaaaaaattaaattaccaatgttatatttaagtaatatatgtaataatatatattactttttaaataattgTTCTATTTTTGaagaatttaaaaatttagatatatttatgaatatacATTTACCATTTGAACATTTATCTTTACCATTGTGTGATGAAAAAACATTTcgaaataaaaattttgctaatttttattttaaaccaatatattattattcattaccatataaaattttacATGCTTGGTATACTGGACCTctacatatttattttaatcATCCATATGTACCTGATTATATCAAGCTTATTTGTTtaagagaaaaaaatattttaagaagaaaagaaattatCTTTTGGTTTGATGAAGATATTGTcttaaataatattcttaAAATTAAAGATATTCTTAAATGTTCAAATGACTTTTTATGTACTCCGTATGTTTCTCATTTAATAGGTAAACAACTTATATTACgaaaaatttttattaccatcctataa